The Desulfovibrio sp. genome has a window encoding:
- a CDS encoding 4Fe-4S dicluster domain-containing protein, whose amino-acid sequence MLTSVDTKSRFSRRTLFKTLGLGGAAALMPARSRAAVLPDTGQEMATLLDLNKCIGCGACVDACRDVNASRYPEPKKPFPVMYPSRVKAEDFSDNRHVDNRLTPYNWLFIQSATAEGREVFIPRRCMHCQNPPCANLCPWGAAARQGSGTVAINTDICLGGAKCRDVCPWEIPQRQTGVGLYLDLAPSLGGNGVMFKCDRCSDRVANGKLPACIGACPNGVQEMGPRDVIVAKARDLAKATGGFLYGLEENGGTNTIYLSPVSFEKLNAALMEGKQSGKTGANTSERVEQQGPGRPHLARVADVMAGSNTLAWAVLLAPLAGVASAFLKGTRKLMNTSSPQPAVSDAAARKEERNA is encoded by the coding sequence ATGCTCACTTCTGTAGACACGAAATCCAGGTTCTCGCGCAGGACCCTGTTCAAAACACTCGGCCTGGGAGGAGCGGCGGCATTGATGCCAGCCCGCTCTCGCGCAGCCGTTCTCCCGGACACCGGCCAGGAAATGGCCACGCTCCTCGACCTTAACAAGTGTATAGGCTGTGGCGCCTGCGTGGACGCCTGCCGCGATGTGAACGCCTCGCGCTATCCCGAGCCCAAGAAGCCCTTCCCGGTGATGTATCCGTCCCGGGTGAAGGCCGAGGACTTCTCGGACAATCGCCATGTGGACAACCGGCTCACCCCCTACAACTGGCTCTTCATTCAAAGCGCCACGGCTGAGGGTCGCGAAGTATTCATCCCCAGGCGGTGCATGCATTGCCAGAATCCGCCCTGCGCCAACCTCTGCCCTTGGGGGGCGGCGGCCAGGCAGGGCAGCGGAACAGTGGCCATCAACACCGATATTTGTCTGGGCGGGGCCAAATGCCGCGACGTCTGCCCCTGGGAAATACCCCAGCGCCAGACCGGGGTCGGCCTCTATCTGGATCTGGCGCCCTCCCTGGGGGGAAACGGCGTGATGTTCAAGTGCGACCGCTGCTCGGACCGGGTTGCAAACGGAAAGCTCCCGGCCTGTATCGGGGCCTGCCCGAACGGGGTGCAGGAGATGGGGCCGCGCGATGTCATTGTGGCCAAGGCGCGCGACCTGGCCAAGGCCACAGGCGGCTTTCTCTACGGCCTGGAGGAGAACGGGGGGACAAATACCATCTACCTTTCACCAGTTTCCTTCGAAAAATTGAACGCCGCCTTGATGGAAGGCAAGCAAAGTGGCAAGACCGGAGCTAATACCTCGGAAAGGGTTGAGCAGCAGGGCCCGGGGCGCCCGCATCTGGCCAGGGTTGCAGACGTCATGGCCGGGTCCAACACCCTGGCCTGGGCCGTGCTGCTGGCCCCGCTGGCCGGAGTCGCCTCGGCCTTTCTCAAAGGGACACGCAAACTGATGAACACCTCCTCACCCCAACCGGCCGTTTCCGATGCCGCTGCCAGGAAGGAGGAGCGCAATGCCTAG
- the thiL gene encoding thiamine-phosphate kinase, with the protein MNSAPFTCEDQFLAAISARFSNQHPHMQLGRGDDCAVLACPESVALTTDLFVEDVHFRKSYFSPQDVGYKALAVNISDIAGMGAAPLGFSLGLAGPPDTPAAYWEAVLDSMADLANSLDIALVGGDLNACDKIILSVTIWGKPGPSGRFLQRGQAMAGDVLFVVGDLGLASVGLNVLEESGPQASQAWPEAVAAHLRPGVKVPEGLVLAGRARVRGLMDVSDGLARDLPRFLGNGLGANLEIDPDTLHPEVLTRAKQTGRDPAALAVAGGEDYALLGACAQAAFLEIFTCVAGVWAVGTVVDNAGVITLNGKALDATGFDHFA; encoded by the coding sequence ATGAACAGCGCGCCATTCACCTGCGAAGACCAGTTCCTGGCAGCCATATCGGCCCGATTTTCCAACCAGCACCCGCACATGCAGCTGGGCCGCGGCGACGACTGCGCTGTTCTGGCCTGCCCGGAATCCGTGGCCCTGACCACGGACCTCTTCGTGGAGGACGTGCATTTTCGCAAAAGCTACTTCTCCCCTCAGGACGTCGGATACAAAGCCCTGGCCGTGAACATAAGCGACATCGCGGGCATGGGCGCAGCTCCCCTGGGTTTCAGCCTTGGTCTGGCCGGACCGCCGGACACTCCCGCCGCCTACTGGGAAGCCGTTCTGGACAGCATGGCCGACCTGGCCAACTCTTTAGACATTGCGCTGGTGGGCGGCGACCTGAACGCCTGCGACAAGATCATTTTGTCAGTGACCATTTGGGGCAAGCCCGGCCCCTCCGGTCGCTTTCTGCAGCGCGGACAGGCCATGGCGGGCGATGTGCTCTTTGTGGTGGGCGATCTGGGCTTGGCGTCAGTGGGCCTTAACGTGCTGGAGGAATCAGGTCCTCAAGCCTCCCAAGCATGGCCCGAGGCCGTGGCCGCGCATCTACGGCCCGGGGTGAAGGTGCCGGAAGGCCTGGTCCTGGCCGGCAGGGCCAGGGTCCGGGGGCTCATGGACGTCTCCGACGGCCTGGCCAGGGACCTACCCCGCTTCTTGGGAAACGGTTTAGGGGCCAATCTGGAGATCGACCCCGACACCCTGCACCCGGAGGTTCTTACGCGCGCGAAGCAAACGGGCAGGGACCCGGCCGCACTGGCAGTCGCCGGAGGGGAAGACTACGCCCTGCTCGGAGCCTGCGCCCAGGCGGCCTTCCTGGAGATCTTCACCTGCGTGGCCGGGGTGTGGGCCGTGGGCACCGTGGTGGATAACGCCGGGGTGATCACTCTAAACGGCAAAGCCCTTGACGCCACTGGGTTCGACCACTTCGCGTAA
- a CDS encoding DsrE/DsrF/DrsH-like family protein: protein MKNDAPETGSQRYAFICSRGTLDGAYPALILAINARRLGHEAFVFHTFMGINAVRKGKLESFKFYPPGFLGAIPGMPQVATMMMKKQIDEAGIPDLPELQETAQLEGVKLIACRMTLDMMKLGQKDLIDGVEIMNAEQYLKLAGTCAINMFT, encoded by the coding sequence ATGAAGAATGATGCACCCGAAACCGGTAGTCAGAGGTACGCCTTCATCTGTTCCCGGGGAACCCTGGACGGAGCCTACCCCGCGCTCATTCTGGCCATCAACGCCCGCAGGCTGGGGCATGAAGCCTTCGTGTTCCATACCTTCATGGGCATAAACGCCGTGCGCAAAGGCAAGCTGGAGTCCTTCAAGTTCTATCCGCCGGGATTTCTGGGGGCCATCCCGGGCATGCCCCAGGTGGCGACCATGATGATGAAGAAGCAGATCGACGAGGCGGGAATCCCGGACCTTCCGGAGCTTCAGGAGACCGCGCAGCTGGAGGGGGTCAAGCTCATCGCCTGCCGCATGACCCTGGACATGATGAAGCTTGGCCAGAAGGACCTGATCGACGGCGTGGAGATCATGAATGCGGAGCAGTATCTGAAGCTGGCCGGAACGTGCGCCATCAATATGTTCACCTAG
- a CDS encoding FeS-binding protein, with translation MPSLTLYRLVVAVLAVSGVAQMPIFKRYYIADIPGLGWTADFIFTHRLHYLAAAALLFWLARRIVLSGASSIGEGRLALLLALIATGVPRMLKNLPDVSFSPTATMLIDWTHLGAAMALGLTALAMVFKRHPHTSRR, from the coding sequence ATGCCTAGCCTCACCCTCTACCGTCTGGTGGTGGCGGTACTGGCCGTATCCGGGGTCGCCCAGATGCCCATATTCAAACGTTATTACATCGCGGACATCCCGGGGCTTGGATGGACAGCCGATTTCATCTTCACCCATCGTCTGCACTATCTGGCAGCGGCGGCGCTGCTCTTCTGGCTTGCCCGCCGCATTGTTCTTTCCGGAGCTTCTTCCATTGGCGAGGGGCGGCTGGCGCTTCTGCTGGCGCTTATCGCCACTGGCGTGCCCCGTATGCTCAAGAACCTTCCGGATGTCAGCTTTTCCCCCACAGCCACCATGCTGATCGATTGGACACACCTGGGCGCTGCCATGGCGCTCGGACTAACGGCACTGGCCATGGTTTTTAAACGTCATCCGCACACAAGCAGGAGGTAG
- a CDS encoding formate dehydrogenase subunit gamma: MTPFTFAADGPKDPKMLGVPGCGGCHPGGGGLEFDRDGQRYDARLKADPTLSSSLDGDYHKSQWDKTGVLEADCFICHLPGYNFKERNKQLKKLNFRWSATAASGIGQVAGFVDEGQTPSVTYNLRLFNQDGKVALDLTDNPPSENCVFCHGMSDMKKRGFSWNDPVNHDVHNMRGMSCVSCHPGDINHNFAKGQENVSTVRDDLDNTMKKCADCHTTGYMGAPRPEHAGVRPSHLEKMACEACHIPALNRAGGEGFDVTTGAMVNYPKVGAKAMGAEFKWEPRMQLVKRGQITPVNPLLVVTWTNKDADGKYYPLFMRELKKGWEVASPQIKDQKAPGKPELHKPEDIKTMILALTKTLEGNKRFTQIAPAYHKGGEIHTLGPDGTVVTRKDDTWVGHVEGFNINHNVAPAKLALGANGCRDCHSDTGNVLAGRMVTDMFGKDGKPVRTTNAALLGISATALGVNNAYQALVVPYGSWVILILGFMLTLHYTGQGPKGLDMRHEPGEIVRFGLAERWSHLIRFVAFVVLAVTGYVFFTSNATLAKALFGSYKIASIWHWCAGLVFTAMGLYSFSLWVKDAVFKPYDTKWFAMRGGYLGRTESSEHAPAGRLNAGQKVFFWLSLILTLILAATGIPLIWKEALSANTALVLSTIHGLGAVLLVACALAHAYLGTIANPGTWRVLVDGKVSRAWAREHHSEWYKELDGK, encoded by the coding sequence ATGACCCCCTTCACCTTCGCGGCCGACGGCCCCAAGGACCCCAAGATGCTTGGCGTGCCAGGCTGCGGCGGGTGCCATCCCGGCGGCGGCGGGCTGGAGTTCGACCGCGACGGGCAGCGCTACGACGCCCGGCTCAAGGCCGACCCCACGCTCTCGTCCTCCCTGGACGGCGACTACCACAAGAGCCAGTGGGACAAGACCGGCGTGCTGGAGGCCGACTGCTTCATCTGCCATTTGCCCGGTTACAACTTCAAGGAACGCAACAAGCAGCTGAAGAAGCTCAACTTCCGTTGGTCCGCCACCGCTGCTTCGGGCATCGGACAGGTGGCCGGATTCGTTGACGAGGGCCAAACCCCGTCCGTCACCTACAATCTGCGCCTGTTCAACCAGGACGGCAAAGTGGCCTTGGACCTGACCGACAATCCGCCCAGCGAGAACTGCGTGTTCTGCCACGGCATGTCGGACATGAAAAAACGGGGCTTTTCCTGGAACGACCCGGTCAACCACGATGTGCACAACATGCGCGGCATGTCCTGCGTGAGCTGCCACCCGGGCGATATCAACCACAACTTCGCCAAGGGCCAGGAAAACGTGTCCACGGTGCGCGACGACCTGGACAACACCATGAAGAAGTGCGCCGACTGCCACACCACCGGGTACATGGGCGCGCCCCGTCCCGAGCACGCCGGGGTGCGCCCCAGCCACCTGGAGAAGATGGCCTGCGAGGCCTGCCACATCCCGGCCCTGAACCGGGCCGGCGGCGAAGGCTTCGATGTCACCACCGGGGCCATGGTCAACTATCCCAAGGTCGGGGCCAAGGCCATGGGAGCGGAGTTCAAGTGGGAACCGCGCATGCAGCTGGTGAAACGCGGTCAGATAACGCCGGTCAATCCTCTGCTGGTGGTCACCTGGACCAACAAGGACGCGGACGGCAAGTATTATCCGCTGTTCATGCGCGAACTCAAGAAGGGCTGGGAAGTCGCTTCTCCTCAGATCAAGGATCAGAAGGCTCCCGGCAAGCCCGAGCTGCACAAGCCTGAGGATATCAAAACCATGATCCTCGCGCTTACCAAGACCCTGGAGGGCAACAAGCGCTTCACCCAGATCGCGCCCGCCTACCACAAGGGCGGAGAGATCCACACCCTCGGTCCGGACGGCACGGTCGTCACCCGCAAGGACGACACCTGGGTGGGGCATGTGGAAGGCTTCAACATCAACCACAACGTCGCTCCGGCCAAGCTGGCCCTGGGCGCCAACGGCTGCCGGGACTGCCATTCGGATACGGGCAACGTTTTGGCCGGGCGCATGGTCACGGACATGTTCGGCAAGGACGGCAAGCCTGTCCGCACTACCAATGCAGCGCTTCTTGGCATCAGCGCTACCGCCCTTGGAGTCAACAACGCCTACCAGGCACTGGTTGTCCCCTACGGCAGCTGGGTCATCCTTATTTTGGGGTTTATGCTGACCCTGCACTACACCGGCCAGGGGCCCAAGGGGCTTGATATGCGCCACGAGCCAGGGGAGATCGTCCGCTTCGGCCTGGCCGAGCGCTGGTCGCACCTGATCCGCTTTGTGGCCTTCGTGGTCCTGGCCGTAACCGGCTATGTGTTCTTTACAAGCAACGCCACCCTGGCCAAGGCCCTGTTCGGGTCGTACAAGATAGCGTCCATCTGGCATTGGTGTGCCGGGCTCGTGTTTACGGCTATGGGGCTATACAGCTTCAGCCTGTGGGTAAAGGACGCGGTCTTCAAACCATACGATACCAAGTGGTTCGCCATGCGGGGCGGCTACCTGGGCCGGACGGAAAGCTCTGAGCACGCCCCGGCCGGAAGGCTCAACGCCGGGCAGAAGGTGTTCTTCTGGCTGTCGCTTATTCTGACGCTCATCCTGGCCGCAACGGGCATCCCGCTCATCTGGAAGGAGGCCCTTTCGGCCAATACGGCGCTGGTCCTCTCGACGATACATGGCCTGGGAGCGGTATTGCTGGTGGCCTGTGCTTTGGCCCACGCCTACCTGGGCACCATCGCCAATCCGGGGACGTGGAGGGTGCTGGTGGACGGCAAGGTGAGCCGTGCCTGGGCCCGGGAACACCACAGTGAGTGGTATAAGGAACTCGACGGCAAATAG
- a CDS encoding sigma 54-interacting transcriptional regulator: MDISKHWQEICHAIQEGVFIVNPDGRIVMVNEAMARLTGYTREELLDHSCAVLGCDICARQRRNVKGAWCKLFAERKSEAKRCRIRRKDGSYLPAFKNQSLLHDKDGSLLGAVESVLDLSELDRLDRKVEELSKLLVEPGAFHGMIGASPPMTKLYDILEKAAKSGAPVLFLGESGTGKELAAKAIHELGGRKKGPFVQLNCAALNESLLESELFGHAKGAFTGAYRERRGRFEEAHGGDIFLDEIGDAPLSIQVKLLRVLETKSMERVGENKSIPVDVRLITATHQDLRTLIAQGRFREDFFFRINVIPIEIPPLRERMEDLPLLAEHFLHKISATSGREPAVLTPETMRALMVYRWPGNVRELKSALEYAMVLAEGKRIEPAHLPPGIGGERPSLPASQPASTLPDQERAALVDALRQSGGNKSEAARLLGVSRLTVLNRMRKHAVSCDRIITS; the protein is encoded by the coding sequence ATGGACATAAGCAAACATTGGCAGGAAATCTGCCATGCCATTCAGGAAGGCGTGTTCATCGTCAATCCCGACGGGCGAATCGTCATGGTCAACGAAGCCATGGCCCGGCTGACCGGATACACCCGGGAGGAACTGCTCGACCACTCCTGCGCGGTTCTGGGGTGCGACATTTGCGCCCGCCAGCGCCGGAACGTGAAAGGTGCCTGGTGCAAGCTTTTCGCCGAGAGAAAAAGCGAGGCCAAGCGCTGCCGCATCCGCCGGAAGGACGGCTCCTACCTCCCTGCTTTCAAGAACCAATCCCTTTTGCATGACAAGGACGGCAGCCTTCTCGGGGCCGTGGAAAGCGTGCTCGACTTGAGCGAGCTGGACCGGCTGGACCGCAAGGTGGAGGAGCTCTCAAAGCTCCTTGTCGAACCTGGAGCTTTCCACGGCATGATAGGGGCCTCTCCCCCCATGACGAAGCTGTACGACATCCTCGAAAAGGCCGCCAAGTCCGGCGCGCCGGTGCTCTTTCTGGGCGAATCCGGCACGGGCAAGGAACTTGCCGCCAAGGCGATACACGAATTGGGGGGACGCAAGAAAGGGCCGTTCGTTCAGCTCAACTGCGCGGCACTAAACGAGTCTCTTCTGGAAAGCGAACTCTTCGGGCACGCCAAAGGCGCGTTCACCGGCGCCTACCGGGAACGCCGGGGGCGCTTTGAAGAAGCCCACGGGGGGGACATCTTCCTGGATGAAATCGGCGATGCGCCGCTCTCCATCCAGGTGAAGCTTCTGCGGGTTCTCGAGACCAAGAGCATGGAACGGGTGGGGGAAAACAAATCCATTCCGGTTGACGTCCGGCTGATTACCGCGACGCACCAGGATCTTCGCACCCTCATTGCCCAGGGACGGTTCCGGGAGGATTTCTTCTTCAGGATAAACGTGATCCCCATTGAAATTCCGCCTCTCAGAGAGCGCATGGAGGATCTCCCTCTCCTGGCCGAGCACTTCCTCCACAAGATTTCGGCCACATCCGGGAGGGAGCCTGCCGTATTGACTCCCGAGACCATGCGCGCGCTCATGGTGTACCGCTGGCCAGGCAACGTCCGGGAGCTCAAAAGCGCCCTGGAATACGCCATGGTGCTCGCCGAGGGGAAACGAATCGAACCCGCCCATCTGCCTCCCGGGATCGGCGGGGAGCGGCCGAGCCTTCCAGCTTCGCAGCCGGCGAGCACGTTACCCGACCAGGAACGGGCCGCGCTAGTCGACGCCCTGCGCCAAAGTGGGGGCAATAAAAGCGAAGCGGCCAGGCTTCTTGGCGTCAGCAGGCTGACCGTGCTCAACAGGATGCGCAAACACGCTGTCAGCTGCGACCGCATCATCACATCGTGA